A stretch of Triticum aestivum cultivar Chinese Spring chromosome 1D, IWGSC CS RefSeq v2.1, whole genome shotgun sequence DNA encodes these proteins:
- the LOC123176660 gene encoding putative protein Brevis radix-like 5, whose protein sequence is MHVCFRGGAGDSRAARSIRGLAKNMKAMSLKAKAAGGVGHARRRQRREADPRERYKDGSGPTSAKIAPAQLQDDRRHDHLLHTEEDCDKGCSPSLDADDDAAEKGDDGAEEWVAEPEPGVLMTLAPRPDGTNRLRKVRFRDELFDDWAAQSWWADNHDRIVELYSLVNQADGGGNDDTPVTPCQSESDEEEPLPDDAMAAGEPSSGSRSSGTAGSPILGLVTAPDTLRGCKTPPAVTSTPKAVAPVAQEDDEEEEGDISDHQQRNTPWTEWVEEYEPGVFITVRAYPDHPLQLRHVELSREKFGEVKARVWWQENKDRLRSFYSF, encoded by the exons ATGCACGTGTGCTTCCGTGGCGGCGCCGGCGACAGCAGGGCCGCCAGGTCCATCAGGGGCTTGGCCAAGAAC ATGAAGGCCATGTCTCTCAAGGCGAAGGCGGCCGGGGGCGTCGGTCATGCGCGGCGGAGGCAGCGGAGGGAGGCAGACCCCCGCGAGCGCTACAAGGATGGTTCGGGACCGACGTCGGCCAAGATCGCGCCGGCGCAGCTGCAGGACGATCGCCGCCATGATCATCTGCTGCACACGGAGGAGGACTGCGACAAGGGCTGCTCTCCTTCGCTGGACGCCGACGACGATGCGGCTGAGAagggcgacgacggtgccgaggaGTGGGTGGCGGAGCCGGAACCGGGCGTGCTGATGACGCTGGCGCCGCGCCCCGACGGCACCAACCGCCTCCGGAAGGTGCGGTTCAGGGACGAGCTGTTCGACGACTGGGCGGCGCAGAGCTGGTGGGCCGACAACCACGACCGCATCGTCGAGCTCTACAGCCTTGTCAACCAGGCCGACGGCGGTGGCAACGACGACACACCTGTCACCCCATGCCAGTCCGAATCCGACGAAGAAGAACCGCTGCCG GATGATGCGATGGCGGCCGGCGAGCCGTCCAGCGGGAGCAGGTCGAGCGGCACGGCGGGGTCGCCGATACTGGGCCTGGTCACCGCGCCCGACACCCTCAGAGGATGCAAAACGCCACCAGCAGTGACCTCGACACCTAAAGCGGTGGCGCCGGTGGCCcaagaagacgacgaggaggaggagggcgacatCAGCGACCACCAGCAGAGGAACACGCCGTGGACGGAGTGGGTCGAGGAGTACGAGCCCGGCGTGTTCATCACCGTCCGGGCATACCCCGACCACCCCCTACAGCTCCGGCACGTCGAACTCAGCCGTGAGAAGTTCGGCGAGGTAAAGGCGAGGGTGTGGTGGCAGGAGAACAAGGACAGGCTGCGCAGCTTCTACTCCTTCTGA